The following are from one region of the Hemiscyllium ocellatum isolate sHemOce1 chromosome 26, sHemOce1.pat.X.cur, whole genome shotgun sequence genome:
- the LOC132828469 gene encoding leukocyte surface antigen CD53-like isoform X2, whose protein sequence is MAEACLKSLKYMLFVFNLLFWIGGCAIMGFGIYLLTLNNFGALLSSLPSLSIANSLIVVGTITMVVAFLGCMGAIKENKCLLLSFFILLLLILLIEVVVAIIVFFYEQQINTYIESDMKKALKKENSTGIVEAWNQIQEKLFCCGVANYTDWGNSVPESCCKKKSEPCNSQNYFLKGCYSLIRKWFDNNFLFIGIATICVSIIQVLGMSFAMTIYCQICNNYKSYEN, encoded by the exons ATGGCTGAAGCATGTCTGAAATCTCTGAAATATATGCTGTTCGTGTTCAACTTATTATTTTGG ATCGGTGGATGTGCTATTATGGGATTTGGCATCTACCTGCTGACCCTGAATAACTTTGGAGCTTTACTGTCCAGCCTACCGTCCCTCTCCATCGCCAACTCCTTGATCGTCGTGGGAACCATCACCATGGTGGTGGCTTTTCTGGGCTGCATGGGAgctataaaagaaaacaaatgcctGCTACTGTCA tTCTTCATATTACTCCTCCTGATTCTTCTAATTGAAGTCGTAGTTGCCATCATTGTCTTTTTCTACGAACAGCAG ATAAACACTTACATCGAAAGTGACATGAAAAAGGCCCTGAAGAAAGAAAATAGCACTGGGATCGTGGAAgcttggaatcaaatccaggaaAAG TTGTTTTGCTGTGGTGTTGCTAACTATACCGACTGGGGAAACTCTGTCCCTGAATCATGCTGTAAGAAGAAATCAGAACCTTGCAACTCTCAAAACTATTTCTTAAAG GGTTGCTACAGCTTGATCCGAAAATGGTTTGATAATAACTTTTTATTTATTGGAATTGCCACCATCTGTGTTTCAATTATACAG GTACTCGGAATGTCATTTGCCATGACCATATATTGCCAGATCTGTAACAACTACAAGTCCTATGAAAATTGA
- the LOC132828469 gene encoding leukocyte surface antigen CD53-like isoform X1 → MDGTNAASGGNHKMAEACLKSLKYMLFVFNLLFWIGGCAIMGFGIYLLTLNNFGALLSSLPSLSIANSLIVVGTITMVVAFLGCMGAIKENKCLLLSFFILLLLILLIEVVVAIIVFFYEQQINTYIESDMKKALKKENSTGIVEAWNQIQEKLFCCGVANYTDWGNSVPESCCKKKSEPCNSQNYFLKGCYSLIRKWFDNNFLFIGIATICVSIIQVLGMSFAMTIYCQICNNYKSYEN, encoded by the exons TGGAAACCACAAAATGGCTGAAGCATGTCTGAAATCTCTGAAATATATGCTGTTCGTGTTCAACTTATTATTTTGG ATCGGTGGATGTGCTATTATGGGATTTGGCATCTACCTGCTGACCCTGAATAACTTTGGAGCTTTACTGTCCAGCCTACCGTCCCTCTCCATCGCCAACTCCTTGATCGTCGTGGGAACCATCACCATGGTGGTGGCTTTTCTGGGCTGCATGGGAgctataaaagaaaacaaatgcctGCTACTGTCA tTCTTCATATTACTCCTCCTGATTCTTCTAATTGAAGTCGTAGTTGCCATCATTGTCTTTTTCTACGAACAGCAG ATAAACACTTACATCGAAAGTGACATGAAAAAGGCCCTGAAGAAAGAAAATAGCACTGGGATCGTGGAAgcttggaatcaaatccaggaaAAG TTGTTTTGCTGTGGTGTTGCTAACTATACCGACTGGGGAAACTCTGTCCCTGAATCATGCTGTAAGAAGAAATCAGAACCTTGCAACTCTCAAAACTATTTCTTAAAG GGTTGCTACAGCTTGATCCGAAAATGGTTTGATAATAACTTTTTATTTATTGGAATTGCCACCATCTGTGTTTCAATTATACAG GTACTCGGAATGTCATTTGCCATGACCATATATTGCCAGATCTGTAACAACTACAAGTCCTATGAAAATTGA